From Pseudomonas poae, the proteins below share one genomic window:
- a CDS encoding DUF1249 domain-containing protein, with translation MAVKARERYRVDLIGLQAACEANYARLMRLLPDMRHAPEARRIGVTHGDQMLGVLALEVIVNCPYTTTLRVRQEHSLPWLPVPQLEVQVYHDARMAEVISAEHARRFRSIYPYPNVFMHQPDEKAQLNVFLGEWLSHCLALGHEFEVVR, from the coding sequence ATGGCAGTAAAGGCACGGGAACGATACCGAGTCGACCTGATCGGGCTGCAGGCTGCCTGTGAGGCCAACTATGCGCGGCTGATGCGGTTGCTGCCCGACATGCGTCACGCGCCTGAGGCGCGGCGCATCGGCGTGACCCATGGCGACCAGATGCTTGGCGTACTGGCGCTTGAAGTCATCGTCAACTGCCCGTACACCACCACCTTGCGGGTGCGCCAGGAACACAGCCTGCCGTGGCTGCCGGTGCCGCAACTGGAAGTGCAGGTGTACCACGATGCACGGATGGCCGAAGTGATCAGCGCTGAACATGCGCGACGCTTTCGCAGCATCTATCCTTACCCCAATGTGTTCATGCACCAGCCCGATGAGAAAGCACAGCTCAATGTGTTCCTCGGTGAGTGGTTGAGCCACTGCCTGGCCCTGGGCCATGAGTTTGAAGTCGTGCGGTAG
- a CDS encoding esterase, which produces MSASILYIHGFNSAPASNKASQLITVMGHLGLADQLRVPALHHHPRQAIPQLEEAISQLGRPLLVGSSLGGYYATHLAERHGLKALLVNPAVSPHRMFDGYLGTQKNLYTDETWELTHDHVTALAELEVPAPQDAARYQVWLQTGDETLDYRLAQQYYRACALRIQAGGDHGYQGFAQQLPALLSFAGIGADQYPSFDFAAL; this is translated from the coding sequence ATGTCCGCTTCGATCCTGTATATCCACGGTTTCAACAGCGCGCCCGCGTCCAACAAGGCCAGCCAACTGATTACCGTGATGGGCCATCTCGGCCTGGCCGACCAGTTGCGTGTGCCGGCCCTGCATCACCACCCGCGTCAGGCGATTCCTCAATTGGAGGAGGCCATTTCCCAGCTGGGGCGGCCACTGCTAGTCGGAAGCTCACTCGGCGGCTACTATGCAACCCATCTTGCCGAACGCCATGGCCTCAAGGCGCTGCTGGTCAACCCGGCGGTCAGCCCCCATCGGATGTTTGACGGTTACCTGGGCACCCAGAAGAACCTCTACACCGATGAAACCTGGGAACTGACCCACGACCACGTCACGGCGCTGGCTGAGCTGGAAGTACCGGCCCCGCAGGACGCGGCGCGGTATCAGGTGTGGTTGCAGACCGGCGATGAAACACTGGATTATCGCCTCGCCCAACAGTATTACCGGGCCTGTGCCTTGCGCATCCAGGCCGGTGGCGACCATGGTTACCAGGGGTTCGCCCAGCAATTGCCGGCGTTGTTGAGCTTTGCCGGCATTGGCGCAGATCAGTATCCATCCTTCGACTTTGCAGCACTGTAA
- a CDS encoding ABC-type transport auxiliary lipoprotein family protein yields MTAPRLPFIFMLAGLLGLAGCSTHQPVSLYQLDSGSPAQPAQTAGMAVLLGPVVVADYLQRETLLQRQNDGSLQGSIDGRWAGSLSSDINQLMLRQVAGHLDSQRVVLAPAPTGFTPDVQVLLTITRLDSGTSQPAILDAQWRLIDRRGQVRDNRIVHLQEEHTGTTASQVQAQGVLLQHLAQQLSVALKPLANQPPIAEAPRKQAPVQAKPAAPQKPKMPMAVPIRTDMEVFRF; encoded by the coding sequence ATGACTGCTCCACGCCTTCCTTTTATTTTCATGCTCGCTGGCCTTTTGGGCCTGGCGGGTTGCAGCACACATCAGCCGGTGTCGCTGTACCAGCTGGACAGCGGAAGTCCGGCTCAGCCAGCCCAAACGGCTGGCATGGCCGTTTTGCTGGGCCCGGTAGTCGTGGCTGACTACCTGCAACGCGAAACCCTGCTGCAACGTCAGAACGACGGCAGCCTGCAAGGTTCCATCGATGGCCGTTGGGCGGGCAGTTTGTCGTCCGACATCAATCAGCTGATGTTGCGCCAGGTGGCTGGCCATCTGGACAGCCAGCGTGTGGTGCTCGCACCCGCACCCACCGGCTTCACCCCGGATGTGCAGGTTTTGCTGACCATTACTCGGCTCGACTCCGGTACCTCGCAGCCGGCGATCCTCGACGCGCAATGGCGTTTGATCGACCGCCGTGGTCAGGTGCGTGATAACCGCATCGTGCACCTGCAGGAAGAACACACCGGCACCACCGCGTCCCAGGTTCAGGCCCAGGGCGTGCTGTTGCAGCACCTGGCGCAGCAGTTGTCGGTGGCCCTCAAGCCGCTGGCCAACCAGCCCCCGATTGCCGAGGCGCCGCGCAAGCAAGCCCCGGTACAGGCTAAGCCGGCAGCGCCGCAGAAGCCAAAAATGCCGATGGCGGTGCCGATTCGTACGGACATGGAAGTGTTCAGGTTCTGA
- a CDS encoding AhpA/YtjB family protein, protein MNRPTPVKTDNFFLLIFRALRHRRVPIALRIASHNVILVALALVIYACVMGLQFKQAMHEQADALGESLTTQTATSATELLVSNDILSLNVLLNNLTKNPLVAHAAIYSVDNRIMAEAGQRPKNGLLGEAEGLYQSNITFQDVKAGQLRISLDMQQFQQPMTISLQSMGILSAILLALALALSLRLGRHISTPLMQLRIWLRDIDEHTPATDRQDEIGDLARQLHASFAPEPMVREVEPEPEFDETEYDDEPEFEVRDLRDPGFDESAPVAGLKPATRQAFKAEEDELDGEDPFADLRDTSANSPAVAPKPVPARNAEPQHSAVLAVQLGAQDQLRRLPRARLTELLERYRDCLDQAASLYQSELHTLNDGSTLMLFHSEDSGEDYLTNAICCGELLRALGHELQIEVADSGITLQLQLGLTVGDDLFGMSQIDLLLTEIAQDALALSQHSRNLLLVERKISEDTLIRQRARIRPIASPEGASCVERLMEPYPSMLERQLARMHETRAKP, encoded by the coding sequence GTGAACCGGCCCACGCCAGTAAAAACCGATAACTTCTTTCTGCTGATCTTCCGGGCACTGCGCCACCGCCGTGTACCGATCGCATTACGCATCGCCAGCCATAACGTGATCCTGGTCGCTCTGGCCCTGGTGATCTATGCCTGCGTGATGGGTTTGCAGTTCAAGCAGGCCATGCACGAGCAGGCCGACGCCCTGGGCGAGAGCCTGACCACCCAGACCGCTACGTCGGCGACCGAGCTGCTGGTGTCCAACGACATTCTCAGCCTCAACGTGCTGCTCAACAACCTGACCAAGAACCCGCTGGTGGCCCACGCCGCCATCTACAGCGTGGACAACCGGATCATGGCCGAAGCCGGGCAGCGCCCGAAAAACGGCCTGCTGGGCGAAGCCGAAGGTTTGTACCAGAGCAATATTACGTTTCAGGATGTGAAGGCCGGCCAACTGCGTATCAGCCTCGACATGCAGCAGTTCCAGCAGCCGATGACCATCAGCCTGCAGAGCATGGGCATTCTCAGCGCCATCCTGCTGGCATTGGCCCTGGCCTTGAGCCTGCGCCTGGGTCGGCATATCTCCACGCCACTGATGCAGCTGCGCATCTGGCTGCGCGATATCGACGAACACACCCCGGCCACCGACCGCCAGGATGAGATCGGCGACCTTGCGCGCCAGCTCCACGCCAGCTTCGCACCGGAACCGATGGTGCGCGAGGTTGAGCCCGAGCCTGAGTTCGACGAGACCGAGTACGACGACGAACCTGAGTTTGAAGTGCGAGACCTGCGCGACCCGGGCTTTGACGAAAGCGCCCCGGTGGCGGGCTTGAAACCTGCCACCCGCCAGGCATTCAAGGCCGAAGAAGACGAGCTGGACGGCGAAGACCCATTCGCCGACCTGCGCGACACCTCGGCCAACAGCCCGGCCGTCGCGCCCAAGCCTGTACCCGCACGCAATGCCGAGCCCCAGCACAGCGCCGTGCTGGCTGTGCAATTGGGTGCCCAGGACCAGTTGCGTCGCCTGCCCCGCGCCCGCCTCACCGAATTGCTGGAACGTTACCGCGATTGCCTCGACCAGGCCGCCTCGCTGTACCAGAGCGAGCTGCACACCCTGAACGATGGCAGCACGCTGATGCTGTTCCACAGTGAAGACAGCGGCGAAGACTACCTGACCAACGCAATCTGCTGCGGTGAACTGCTACGCGCCCTGGGCCATGAGTTGCAGATTGAAGTGGCCGACAGCGGCATTACCTTGCAATTGCAGCTTGGTTTAACGGTGGGCGACGACCTGTTCGGCATGAGCCAGATCGACCTGCTGCTGACGGAAATAGCCCAGGACGCCCTGGCCTTGTCCCAGCACAGCCGCAACCTGCTGTTGGTGGAACGCAAGATCAGTGAAGACACGCTGATCCGCCAGCGCGCACGCATTCGCCCGATTGCCAGCCCAGAAGGGGCGAGTTGCGTAGAACGGCTGATGGAGCCGTATCCATCGATGCTGGAACGCCAGCTGGCACGCATGCATGAGACCCGCGCCAAACCCTGA
- a CDS encoding NUDIX domain-containing protein, translating to MTDLAKSTPSKIEIVQRDNAYKGFYKLDRVQLRHEKFDGGMSRVINREVFVRHDAVCVLPYDPQRDEVVLIEQFRVGAMGRTDNPWLIEMVAGLIDKDEEPEEVAHREAEEEAGLTFSALWPITKYFPSPGGSTEYVHLYLGRCDSSGAGGVHGLEEEAEDIRVSTWAFEDALQAVRDGKISNAASIIALQWLALNRAEVRGLWQ from the coding sequence ATGACGGACTTAGCAAAATCGACGCCGAGCAAAATTGAAATTGTTCAGCGCGACAATGCCTATAAAGGTTTCTACAAGCTTGATCGCGTGCAGCTGCGCCACGAGAAATTCGACGGCGGCATGAGCCGGGTGATCAACCGTGAAGTCTTTGTGCGTCACGACGCCGTGTGCGTATTGCCCTACGACCCGCAACGCGATGAAGTGGTGTTGATCGAGCAATTTCGCGTCGGCGCCATGGGCCGTACCGACAACCCGTGGCTGATCGAGATGGTCGCCGGCCTGATCGACAAGGATGAAGAGCCGGAGGAGGTTGCACACCGCGAAGCCGAGGAGGAAGCTGGGCTGACATTCTCCGCGCTGTGGCCGATCACCAAATATTTCCCGTCGCCCGGCGGCAGCACCGAATATGTGCACTTGTACCTGGGCCGTTGCGACAGCTCGGGCGCGGGTGGCGTCCATGGACTGGAAGAAGAGGCAGAAGATATCCGCGTCAGCACCTGGGCCTTTGAAGATGCCCTGCAAGCGGTGCGTGACGGCAAAATTTCCAACGCAGCCAGCATTATCGCCCTGCAATGGCTTGCGCTTAATCGCGCGGAAGTGAGGGGGTTATGGCAGTAA
- the cpdA gene encoding 3',5'-cyclic-AMP phosphodiesterase: MPSVSTLNPDAPALLVQLSDSHLFAEADGALLGMNTRESLQRVIELVREQQPRIDLLLATGDLSQDGTLESYQLFREMTRQLDAPARWIPGNHDEPQIMAHAAVHSDLLEPVVDVGNWRITLLDSAVPGSVPGYLQDQQLQLLAQALSEAPNRHHLVCFHHHPVSIGCAWMEPIGLRNPEALFAVLDRFPQVKAVLWGHVHQEIDRPRNGVRLLASPSTCIQFAPGSEDFKVSEQAPGYRWLRLHADGRLETGVERVKDFAFTVDYGSSGY, translated from the coding sequence TTGCCGAGCGTATCCACCTTGAACCCTGATGCGCCGGCGTTGCTGGTGCAACTGTCCGACAGCCACCTGTTTGCCGAGGCCGACGGTGCGCTGCTGGGCATGAATACCCGCGAAAGCCTGCAACGGGTGATCGAATTGGTGCGCGAGCAGCAGCCACGGATCGACTTGCTGCTGGCCACCGGAGACCTGTCCCAGGACGGCACGCTGGAGTCCTATCAGCTGTTTCGCGAGATGACCCGCCAGCTCGACGCCCCGGCGCGCTGGATTCCCGGCAACCACGACGAACCGCAGATCATGGCGCACGCCGCCGTGCACAGCGACTTGCTGGAGCCGGTGGTCGACGTGGGCAACTGGCGCATCACCCTGCTGGACTCGGCTGTACCCGGTTCGGTGCCCGGCTACCTGCAGGACCAGCAGCTGCAATTGCTCGCCCAGGCGTTGAGCGAAGCGCCGAACCGGCATCACCTGGTGTGTTTTCACCATCACCCGGTGTCCATCGGCTGTGCGTGGATGGAGCCCATCGGCCTGCGCAACCCCGAGGCATTGTTTGCCGTGCTTGACCGCTTCCCGCAGGTCAAGGCGGTGCTGTGGGGCCATGTGCACCAGGAAATCGACCGCCCGCGCAACGGTGTGCGCCTGTTGGCGTCGCCGTCGACCTGCATCCAGTTCGCGCCGGGCAGCGAAGACTTCAAGGTCAGCGAGCAAGCACCGGGCTATCGCTGGCTGCGCCTGCATGCCGACGGGCGGTTGGAGACCGGGGTAGAGCGGGTCAAAGACTTTGCCTTTACCGTGGATTACGGCAGCAGCGGCTACTGA
- the parC gene encoding DNA topoisomerase IV subunit A, whose translation MSDILADSLDGVERRSLADFTENAYLNYSMYVIMDRALPHIGDGLKPVQRRIIYAMSELGLDADSKHKKSARTVGDVLGKFHPHGDSACYEAMVLMAQPFSYRYTLVDGQGNWGAPDDPKSFAAMRYTEARLSRYSEVLLSELGQGTANWGPNFDGTLDEPLVLPARLPNILLNGTTGIAVGMATDVPPHNLREVATACVRLLDEPKATVEQLCEHIQGPDYPTEAEIITPRADLLKMYETGKGSVRMRAVYHIEDGDIIVTALPHQVSGAKVLEQIAALMQAKPSKLPQVADLRDESDHENPCRIVIIPTNSRVDHEVLMQHLFASTDLESSYRVNVNIIGLDGKPQLKNLRNLLVEWLEFRVQTVRRRLQFRLDKVERRLHLLDGLLIAYLNLDEVIHIIRTAEHPKAELIARFELSEIQADYILDTRLRQLARLEEMKLRDEQDALLKEQAKLQALLGSEAKLKKLVRSELIKDAETYGDDRRSPIVERAEAKALTETELLPNEKITVVLSEKGWVRSAKGHDIDATGLSYKAGDGFKTAAAGRSNQFAVFIDSTGRSYSVPAHTLPSARGQGEPLTGRLTPPPGANFECVLLPDDDSLYVIASDAGYGFVVKGEDLQAKNKAGKALLSLPNNAKVILPRPVDDRESNWLASVTTEGRLLVFKISDLPQLGKGKGNKIIGIPGERVASREEYVTDIAVIPEGSTLVLQAGKRTLSLRPDDLEHYKGERGRRGNKLPRGFQRVDALLVETPV comes from the coding sequence ATGAGTGACATCCTCGCAGACAGCTTAGATGGCGTAGAACGCCGGTCGCTGGCTGACTTCACCGAAAATGCCTACCTCAACTACTCCATGTACGTGATCATGGACCGTGCCTTGCCGCATATCGGCGACGGCCTGAAGCCTGTGCAACGGCGCATCATCTACGCCATGAGTGAGTTGGGCCTGGACGCAGATTCCAAGCACAAGAAATCGGCGCGTACCGTCGGTGACGTGCTCGGTAAGTTCCACCCCCACGGCGACTCGGCCTGCTATGAAGCCATGGTGCTCATGGCTCAGCCGTTCAGCTACCGCTACACCCTGGTAGACGGCCAGGGCAACTGGGGTGCACCGGATGATCCCAAGTCTTTTGCCGCCATGCGGTATACCGAGGCACGCCTGTCGCGGTATTCGGAAGTATTGCTGAGCGAATTGGGCCAGGGCACCGCAAATTGGGGCCCGAACTTCGACGGCACTCTCGACGAGCCCCTGGTATTGCCGGCACGTTTGCCGAATATCCTGCTCAATGGCACCACCGGCATCGCCGTCGGCATGGCCACCGACGTGCCACCGCATAACTTGCGCGAAGTCGCCACGGCGTGCGTACGTTTGCTGGATGAGCCCAAAGCCACGGTCGAGCAGCTTTGCGAGCATATCCAGGGCCCGGATTACCCGACCGAAGCGGAAATCATCACGCCGCGTGCCGACCTGCTGAAGATGTACGAGACCGGCAAGGGTTCGGTGCGCATGCGCGCCGTGTACCACATTGAAGACGGCGACATTATTGTCACCGCGCTGCCGCACCAGGTTTCCGGCGCCAAGGTGCTGGAGCAAATTGCCGCGCTGATGCAGGCAAAACCGTCGAAATTGCCGCAAGTTGCTGACCTGCGTGATGAGTCAGACCACGAAAACCCGTGCCGTATCGTGATCATCCCGACCAACAGCCGGGTCGACCACGAAGTGCTGATGCAGCATCTGTTTGCCAGCACGGACTTGGAGTCCAGCTACCGGGTCAACGTCAACATCATCGGCCTGGACGGCAAGCCGCAGCTGAAAAACCTGCGCAACTTGCTGGTGGAATGGCTGGAGTTCCGCGTACAGACCGTGCGCCGCCGCCTGCAATTTCGCCTCGACAAGGTCGAGCGCCGCCTGCACCTGTTGGACGGTTTGCTGATTGCCTACCTCAACCTGGACGAAGTGATTCACATCATTCGGACCGCCGAGCACCCGAAAGCCGAGCTGATCGCGCGTTTCGAGCTGAGCGAGATCCAGGCCGACTACATCCTCGACACCCGTTTGCGTCAGTTGGCGCGACTGGAAGAGATGAAGCTGCGCGACGAGCAGGATGCGCTGCTCAAGGAGCAAGCCAAGCTGCAAGCCCTGCTGGGCAGCGAAGCCAAGCTCAAGAAGCTGGTGCGCAGCGAGCTGATCAAAGACGCCGAAACCTACGGCGACGACCGTCGTTCGCCGATCGTTGAGCGCGCTGAAGCCAAGGCTCTGACAGAAACCGAGCTGCTGCCTAACGAGAAGATTACCGTCGTTCTGTCGGAAAAGGGTTGGGTTCGCTCCGCCAAAGGGCATGATATTGACGCCACCGGTTTGTCGTACAAGGCTGGTGATGGCTTCAAGACCGCTGCCGCCGGGCGCTCCAATCAATTTGCGGTGTTTATCGATTCCACCGGGCGCAGTTACTCGGTGCCAGCCCATACCTTGCCATCAGCGCGGGGGCAGGGCGAGCCGTTGACCGGGCGCCTGACGCCGCCACCGGGGGCGAACTTTGAATGCGTGCTGCTGCCGGACGACGATTCGCTGTACGTGATCGCCTCCGACGCGGGTTACGGTTTCGTGGTCAAGGGTGAAGACCTGCAGGCCAAGAACAAGGCGGGCAAGGCGCTGTTGAGCCTGCCGAACAATGCCAAGGTGATCCTGCCGCGTCCGGTGGACGACCGCGAGAGCAATTGGCTGGCGTCGGTGACCACCGAAGGGCGCTTGCTGGTGTTCAAGATCAGTGATTTGCCGCAGTTGGGCAAAGGCAAAGGCAACAAGATTATCGGGATTCCCGGCGAGCGGGTGGCCAGTCGCGAAGAGTACGTGACCGACATCGCCGTCATCCCGGAAGGTTCTACCCTGGTGCTTCAGGCCGGCAAGCGCACCCTGTCATTGCGCCCGGACGACCTGGAGCACTACAAGGGCGAGCGTGGTCGTCGTGGTAACAAACTGCCTCGGGGCTTCCAGCGTGTGGATGCTTTGTTGGTGGAAACGCCCGTTTAA
- a CDS encoding TIGR02281 family clan AA aspartic protease, translating into MSAQPPGKRAGRVLMFVAWGAGLFLATRFFGQWEARQQNPNAVVTSEQHEGYIEVKLLGNGQGHFVASGQINGQPVEFMLDTGATDVAVPAELADRLGLKRGLPVTLSTANGRSQGYRTHLDRLKLGDIVLQDVRALVAPGLGGEQVLLGMSALKQLEFTQRSGTLLLRQTKQ; encoded by the coding sequence ATGAGTGCACAACCGCCCGGCAAGCGCGCCGGACGTGTACTGATGTTCGTGGCATGGGGTGCCGGGCTGTTTTTGGCGACGCGGTTTTTTGGGCAGTGGGAAGCGCGTCAGCAAAACCCCAATGCCGTGGTGACCTCGGAGCAGCATGAGGGTTACATCGAAGTAAAATTGCTGGGCAACGGCCAGGGGCATTTTGTTGCCAGCGGCCAGATCAACGGTCAACCGGTGGAGTTTATGCTCGACACCGGGGCGACCGATGTGGCGGTCCCGGCCGAGCTGGCCGACCGTCTCGGGCTCAAACGTGGCCTGCCGGTGACCTTGAGCACCGCCAATGGGCGTAGCCAGGGCTACCGGACTCACCTGGACCGCCTGAAACTGGGCGATATCGTGCTGCAGGACGTCCGTGCGCTGGTGGCGCCGGGCCTGGGTGGCGAGCAGGTGCTGTTGGGCATGAGTGCATTGAAACAACTTGAATTTACCCAGCGCAGCGGCACCTTGCTGCTGCGCCAGACCAAACAATGA
- the parE gene encoding DNA topoisomerase IV subunit B yields MATPSASSYNADAIEVLSGLDPVRKRPGMYTDTSRPNHLAQEVIDNSVDEALAGHAKSVQVILHADHSLEVSDDGRGMPVDIHPEEGVSGVELILTKLHAGGKFSNKNYQFSGGLHGVGISVVNALSTLVRVKVKRDGNEYQMTFADGYKATDLEVIGTVGKRNTGTSVYFAPDPKYFDSPKFSISRLKHVLKAKAVLCPGLLVSFEDKGTGEKVEWHYEDGLRSYLEDSVSDFERLPNEPFCGSLAGNKEAVDWALLWLPEGGDSVQESYVNLIPTAQGGTHVNGLRQGLLDAMREFCEYRSLLPRGVKLAPEDVWERIAFVLSMKMQEPQFSGQTKERLSSREAAAFVSGVVKDAFSLWLNEHPELGLALAELAINNAGRRLKASKKVERKRITQGPALPGKLADCAGQDPMRSELFLVEGDSAGGSAKQARDKEFQAILPLRGKILNTWEVDGSEVLASQEVHNIAVAIGVDPGAADMSQLRYGKICILADADSDGLHIATLLCALFVQHFRPLVDAGHVYVAMPPLYRIDLGKEIFYALDEAERDGILDRLVAEKKRGKPQVTRFKGLGEMNPPQLRETTMDPNTRRLVQLTLEDFAATSEMMDMLLAKKRAPDRKSWLESKGNLAEVLG; encoded by the coding sequence ATGGCCACTCCCAGCGCTAGCTCTTATAACGCCGACGCCATCGAAGTCCTCTCGGGCCTCGACCCGGTGCGCAAACGCCCCGGCATGTACACCGACACCAGTCGGCCGAACCACCTTGCCCAGGAAGTCATCGACAACAGCGTCGACGAAGCCTTGGCCGGGCATGCCAAGTCGGTACAAGTCATCCTCCATGCCGACCACTCGCTGGAAGTGTCCGACGATGGTCGCGGCATGCCGGTGGACATTCACCCGGAAGAGGGCGTGTCGGGCGTCGAGTTGATCCTCACCAAGCTGCACGCCGGCGGCAAGTTCTCCAACAAGAACTACCAGTTTTCCGGTGGCTTGCACGGTGTGGGTATTTCCGTGGTCAACGCCCTGTCGACCCTGGTGCGGGTCAAGGTCAAGCGCGACGGCAACGAGTACCAGATGACCTTCGCCGATGGCTACAAAGCCACCGACCTGGAAGTGATCGGCACCGTCGGCAAGCGCAACACCGGCACCAGCGTGTACTTCGCGCCGGACCCGAAATACTTCGATTCGCCAAAATTCTCCATCAGCCGTCTCAAGCACGTGCTCAAAGCCAAGGCCGTGTTGTGCCCGGGCCTGCTGGTCAGCTTTGAAGATAAAGGCACCGGCGAAAAGGTCGAGTGGCACTACGAAGACGGCCTGCGCTCCTACCTGGAAGACTCCGTCAGCGACTTCGAACGCCTGCCCAACGAGCCGTTCTGCGGCAGCCTGGCCGGTAACAAGGAAGCCGTCGACTGGGCGCTGCTGTGGTTGCCCGAAGGCGGCGACAGCGTGCAGGAAAGCTACGTCAACCTGATCCCCACCGCCCAGGGCGGTACTCACGTCAACGGTTTGCGCCAGGGTTTGCTGGATGCCATGCGCGAATTCTGCGAATACCGCAGCCTGTTGCCACGCGGCGTGAAGCTGGCGCCGGAAGACGTGTGGGAGCGCATCGCGTTCGTGCTGTCGATGAAGATGCAGGAGCCGCAGTTCTCCGGCCAAACCAAAGAGCGCCTGTCGTCCCGTGAGGCGGCGGCGTTTGTCTCCGGTGTGGTCAAGGACGCCTTCAGCCTGTGGCTCAACGAGCACCCGGAACTGGGCCTGGCCCTGGCGGAACTGGCGATCAACAACGCCGGCCGTCGCCTCAAGGCCAGCAAGAAGGTCGAGCGCAAGCGCATCACCCAGGGCCCGGCGTTGCCCGGCAAGCTGGCCGATTGCGCCGGGCAGGACCCGATGCGTTCCGAGCTGTTCCTGGTGGAAGGTGACTCTGCCGGCGGTTCCGCCAAACAAGCGCGGGACAAGGAATTCCAGGCGATCCTGCCGTTGCGCGGCAAGATCCTCAACACCTGGGAAGTCGACGGCAGCGAAGTGCTGGCCAGCCAGGAAGTGCACAACATCGCCGTGGCCATCGGGGTCGACCCGGGCGCGGCGGACATGAGCCAGCTGCGCTACGGCAAGATCTGCATCCTCGCCGACGCCGACTCCGACGGTTTGCACATCGCCACCTTGCTGTGCGCGCTGTTCGTGCAGCACTTCCGCCCGTTGGTGGATGCCGGTCACGTCTACGTCGCCATGCCGCCGCTGTACCGTATCGACCTGGGCAAGGAGATTTTCTACGCCCTGGACGAAGCCGAGCGCGATGGCATCCTCGACCGCCTGGTGGCCGAGAAGAAACGTGGCAAGCCGCAGGTCACGCGATTCAAAGGCTTGGGTGAAATGAACCCGCCCCAGCTGCGCGAAACCACCATGGACCCGAACACTCGGCGCCTGGTGCAGTTGACCCTGGAAGACTTCGCCGCCACCTCGGAAATGATGGACATGCTGCTGGCGAAGAAACGTGCGCCGGATCGCAAGTCGTGGCTGGAATCCAAAGGCAACCTCGCCGAGGTCCTGGGCTGA
- a CDS encoding esterase-like activity of phytase family protein yields MRTGVALAILMLSGLATTTVVAAPAAELKLVSEHPVDGMRGGNLSGLALCGKDLWAVSDRDDEQIYRLDISAPTWQAETVKIDVPPVPESGLPWGLRSRTKAASFIRGGDLDFEGITCDAAGNRYIVSEAHAAVLQVPVSGSPEWLKIAPGMVREARASGLLLHFNALFEGLAINPEGNQIWLAAERERRGLISIKRGQSVWDCDGPCVLLSEAGTEMQPALVPKAKAVARNFSDVALFEGKLFTLESSQYQLCRRNAATAAIEQCWSFAAEMLAPQRRYDQPYGLAEALVVDTQGAWIGLDNNFGPRADGEKRPVVYRFAAPAGGWGSQP; encoded by the coding sequence ATGCGCACAGGCGTCGCCCTGGCGATCCTGATGTTGAGCGGGTTGGCGACCACCACAGTGGTCGCCGCGCCTGCGGCTGAGCTTAAACTTGTGTCCGAACACCCGGTGGACGGCATGCGCGGCGGTAATCTGTCGGGGCTGGCGTTATGCGGCAAGGACTTGTGGGCGGTTTCCGACCGCGATGACGAGCAGATCTATCGCCTGGATATCAGCGCGCCAACCTGGCAGGCCGAAACGGTGAAGATCGACGTGCCGCCGGTGCCCGAGTCCGGGTTGCCCTGGGGGTTGCGCTCGCGCACCAAGGCCGCATCGTTCATTCGCGGCGGTGACCTGGATTTTGAAGGCATCACCTGTGATGCCGCCGGTAACCGCTACATTGTCAGCGAGGCCCATGCGGCGGTGCTGCAGGTGCCGGTGTCCGGCTCGCCTGAATGGTTGAAAATCGCCCCAGGCATGGTGCGTGAAGCCCGTGCCAGTGGCCTGTTGCTGCACTTCAATGCGTTGTTTGAAGGCTTGGCGATAAATCCCGAAGGTAATCAGATTTGGCTGGCGGCAGAGCGTGAGCGGCGTGGCTTAATTTCGATCAAGCGCGGGCAGAGTGTGTGGGATTGTGACGGACCTTGCGTGTTGCTCAGCGAGGCTGGCACCGAAATGCAGCCGGCGCTGGTGCCCAAGGCCAAGGCGGTCGCCAGGAATTTTTCCGATGTGGCGCTGTTTGAGGGCAAGTTGTTTACCCTTGAAAGCAGTCAGTACCAGCTGTGCCGGCGTAACGCCGCGACCGCCGCTATCGAGCAGTGCTGGTCGTTTGCCGCCGAGATGCTCGCACCGCAACGCCGCTATGATCAGCCCTATGGGCTGGCCGAGGCGTTGGTGGTCGATACGCAAGGCGCCTGGATCGGCCTGGACAACAATTTCGGCCCCCGCGCCGATGGTGAAAAACGCCCTGTGGTCTATCGTTTTGCCGCCCCTGCCGGTGGCTGGGGCTCCCAGCCATGA